Proteins encoded by one window of Rutidosis leptorrhynchoides isolate AG116_Rl617_1_P2 chromosome 7, CSIRO_AGI_Rlap_v1, whole genome shotgun sequence:
- the LOC139859989 gene encoding uncharacterized protein has product MDSHLSDFCYNIVNPLYDTSKPGNSPNLTTKVSDLYNFCIEVSNLNNSYYVLATSSEVANTYSKPVVWIGIYIAVASVLCIIAMGADLLHGFRNKKMWFPSKYFTLNAASITVIAVSMKLPVDLSGSMPNYLDQATKMGSLAFMCTMMANLMPSLASMDNTTLLANVVGLAILVITIVVNIFIEISTCVIDHSSFHLSTSKYNILVNFKILAYIYVVMLLWLLMIMISSAITIPSSKQILEFKYQAAIKRTLQDQDNLTSSMVEKLRQYVRRHWVMAESGSPQFVMASNQLSSTTGFKGVENFDSDQVEAITSVKLVNSWSLPVVALTCIAISLPNISKNTVDILLKNIHESLAYTHLVEEIVNNTCEYENIRKATKAIWHEVEEKCVWLENTIGWLENTIGKGAFRGKKSVEVLECFAKKAEEIVISINKTTNEEVMVNNPKHLILANSMYRVARTILFNYGTDIEMISEKELFVLLSSMIVDILYACFTNLPRVIETKCRESSIEKRESSVKVAAKLFGRTKEILKRLEVLELPSMHPDKMGFIDEWHLHLKQSVA; this is encoded by the exons ATGGACTCTCATCTATCAGATTTTTGTTACAATATTGTGAACCCTTTATATGATACATCAAAACCCGGTAACTCACCAAACCTAACAACCAAAGTGTCCGACTTGTATAATTTTTGTATCGAGGTAAGTAATTTGAACAATTCTTACTATGTACTGGCTACTTCTTCGGAAGTAGCGAACACGTATAGCAAACCAGTGGTGTGGATTGGTATCTACATCGCGGTAGCATCAGTTTTGTGCATCATTGCCATGGGAGCCGATTTGTTGCATGGTTTTAGAAATAAGAAAATGTGGTTTCCATCTAAATATTTCACACTCAATGCAGCTTCTATCACAGTGATAGCTGTCTCAATGAAATTACCGGTTGATTTGAGTGGTTCGATGCCAAATTACTTGGACCAAGCAACCAAGATGGGAAGCTTGGCCTTCATGTGTACGATGATGGCTAACTTAATGCCTTCTTTGGCGTCTATGGACAACACAACACTTCTTGCAAACGTTGTAGGTTTGGCTATTCTCGTTATcacaattgttgtgaatattttcatcGAGATTAGTACATGTGTTATAGATCATTCTAGTTTTCATTTATCAACCTCTAAATATAACATCCTTGTGAATTTCAAGATATTGGCTTACATCTATGTGGTTATGCTACTCTGGTTATTAATGATCATGATTTCTTCAGCTATAACAATTCCTTCTTCTAAGCAGATTTTAGAATTCAAATATCAAGCTGCAATCAAAAGAACTTTACAAGATCAAGATAACTTAACGTCGTCTATGGTTGAGAAACTAAGACAATATGTTCGAAGACATTGGGTTATGGCAGAAAGTGGTAGCCCTCAATTTGTGATGGCTAGTAACCAGTTATCCTCTACTACAG GTTTTAAGGGGGTAGAGAATTTTGATAGTGATCAGGTTGAAGCTATAACTTCTGTTAAACTTGTCAATAGTTGGAGCTTACCAGTTGTGGCTTTAACATGTATAGCCATTTCTCTCCCTAATATTTCAAAAAATACAGTTGATATTTTACTCAAGAATATTCATGAAAGTCTTGCGTATACGCATTTAGTGGAGGAAATAGTCAATAATACATGCGAATATGAAAATATTCGAAAGGCGACTAAGGCCATTTGGCATGAGGTTGAAGAGAAGTGCGTGTGGTTGGAAAACACAATTGGGTGGTTGGAAAACACAATTGGAAAAGGTGCTTTTAGAGGAAAAAAATCAGTAGAAGTTCTTGAATGCTTTGCTAAAAAAGCAGAAGAAATTGTTATAAGTATCAACAAGACTACGAATGAAGAGGTAATGGTGAACAATCCTAAGCACTTGATTCTAGCCAATTCAATGTATCGTGTTGCACGAACCATCTTATTCAACTATGGAACAGATATTGAAATGATTAGTGAAAAAGAGTTGTTTGTTCTTCTATCTAGCATGATTGTAGACATATTATATGCTTGCTTTACCAACTTACCACGAGTGATAGAGACGAAGTGTCGTGAAAGTTCCATAGAGAAACGGGAGAGTAGTGTTAAGGTCGCTGCTAAATTGTTTGGTAGGACAAAAGAGATACTAAAAAGGCTTGAAGTGTTAGAGTTACCAAGTATGCATCCTGATAAAATGGGATTTATTGACGAGTGGCATCTTCATTTGAAGCAATCGGTTGCTTAA